Within Acidobacteriota bacterium, the genomic segment GTCACCGCGAGTGGGGATAAAACGGCGCGCGTCTGGAACGCGGTGAGTGGGCAGGTGGTAGCCGAGCTCAAAGGCCACACGGCTTCCGTTTTGAGCGCGGCCTACAGTCCGGACGAGCGCTTCATCGTGACCGCGAGTGGGGATAAAACGGCACGCGTCTGGAACGCGGCGAGCGAGCAGACGGTGGCCGAACTCAAAGGCCACGCGGCTTACGTTTTGAAAGCGGCTTACAGTCCTGACGGGCGCTTCATCGTGACCGCGAGTTTTGATAAAACCGCGCGCGTCTGGAACGTGGCGAGTGGGCAGGTGGTGACCGAACTCAAAGGCCACGCGGCTTCCGTCACTAGCGCGGCCTACAGTCCAGACGGGCGCTTTATCGTCACCGCCAGTGACGATAAAACGGCGCGCGTCTGGAACGCGGCGAGTGGGCAGGTGGTGGCCGAACTCAAAGGCCACACGGCTTACGTTAGAAGCGCGGCTTACAGTCCGGACGGGCGCTTCATCGTCACCGCCAGTGACGATAAAACGGCGCGCGTCTGGAACGCGGCGAGTGGGCAGGTGGTGGCTGAACTCATAGGCCACACGGATTCCGTTAATGGCGCGGCCTACAGTCCGGACGGGCGCTTCATCGTCACCGCGAGTGGGGAATTGGATTGGTCAAGAAACGACAACACGGCACGCGTCTGGAACGCGGCGAGCGGGCGGGAGGTGGCCGAACTCAAAGGCCACACGGATTCGGTCACTAGCCCGGCCTATAGTCCGGACGGGCGCTTCATCGTCACCACGAGTGACGATAGAACGGCGCGCGTCTGGAACGCGGCGAGTGGGCAGATGGTGGCCGAACTCAAAGGCCACACGGCTCCCGTTTTGAGCGCGGCCTACAGTCTGGACGGGCGCTTCATCGTCACCGCCAGTTCTGATCGCACGGCGCGGATCTGGAACGCGGTGAGTGGGCAGGTAGTGGCCGAACTCAAAGGCCACACGGCTCCCGTTTTGAGCGCGGCCTACAGTCCGGACGGGCGCTTCATCGTGACCGCGAGTGCCGATAAAACGGCGCGCATTTGGCAGCAGGAGATGTTTGAACCGTTTGAAGCGACATTGGAACGCTTGCGCCGCCTGTCGCCGCGTGCGTTGACGGAAGCGGAACGCGCCCGCTACTTGCCCGATGCGCTGCCCGCCAACCGGCAGCGCAAACCGGCGCAGGGACGGCGGTAATCGGCATGGCTGCTCAGTCGGTTTTGATTTCGTAACGGTGCGGCGGCGAGAGCAAGATCACCGTCTGGTCTAGGTAATCGTAAATGACCCGGAAATTGTTGGTCACATCGCGGCCCAGCACGGAAAGGTCGGAGCTTTCATACTCGGTGAAGACGTGGAAGTGACCGCGCACCTGGATCAGCCGTCCGAGATCATTTTTGAAGCCGAGTTGCGTATTGACTTTGATGGAGCCGGTGATGCCGCCTACACCTTCGAGTGGGAGTGAGTCGTCTTCCGGTAAAGCCAAGGGGCGCAGCAGCGTCAGAAATGACGCGCTCAGCACGGTGCGGTCTGCGCCGCCATCAAGTAAGAAAGGAACGTAAGAAAGGAACGCCCGCCCATTTACCATCAGGACATAGGACGTAGCCCGGCACCGCAGGGCCTGACCTCGCCATCACCAAAGAGCTTCCAGGAGCCGTTAAAACGCATAGATGCGGTGCGCTTTCTCTTTCAGGATGTAGTGAACGAAAGGGTGATCTTCGGGATGCCGCACTTGTGCTTGCTGTCTGACCTCTTCGGGGCTATCGCCCACAAACAGTTCGCCCCCGGCAACGGCAAGATGACGCCCCCGGTAGCGATTGAAGACATCCAGTTCCACCGCGTGTGCGCTAAACCACGCCAGATTGCGCTCGAACTGCTCCGATTGGCGCTGCAATTCAGACGGCATTGGCACTTCTTCAATCGTCAGAATTTGAGTTGGTTGTTTCGTTTTCATAGGTGAATGATCTACATCGTGAAAATCTTTCGAGGCGCTTTACCCTCCGGCTGTGCATTCTACGCGAAACGAGTGCAAAATGCCGCCCGGCTTTTCGCTCGACTCCATATTACTTCACGAGGGCATTCACGATGACGCACACCCGCCGCCACTTTCTCAAAACCAGCGCCGCGCTGCCTGTATTCACGCTGGCGCAAACCAAAGACCGCACGAATGGCTTGGCCGCCAAACTCGCCGCCGCGATGGATGCGCCTGTCTTGCGCGCCGAACTGTTCAAACAACCGGTCAAAATCGCCGCCCTCGAATTGCTCAAACACGGCAACCACTTCCTCATTCGTGCGCGTTCGACCGACGGCGCGGAAGGCTCGGCGGGTGCGCACGATGCGGTGATGGAGACGACCTATCCGATCCTGCTCAAACGCGTCGCGCCCTATTTCATCGGCAAAGACGCGCGGCAGTTGGAGGAGCTTATCCAGGGGGTCTATCTGCGCGATTCGAATTACAAATGGCAGGGGCTGCCGTTCTGGGTCTGCGTCGCCGGCGTAGAGCTTGCCATTCTCGATCTGCTGGGCAAGGTGGCAAACAAACCCCTCGGCGCGTTGCTGGGCGGCGTCGTGCGGCAGGAAATCGCCGTCTATCGCGCCAGCGGCAATCGCGGCAATACGCCTGAAGCCGAGATCGAATACCTGCAAAAAATCCAAGCCGAGACCGGCGCGCAGGCGATCAAGTATCGGCTGGGCGCGCGGATGCGTTACGACGACGCTTCGACCAAACGCGATCTGGCGCTGGCGCCGCTGGTGCGCAAAACCTTTGACGACAAGATGACGATCTATGCCGACGCGAATGGTTCGTATGACGTACCGATGGCCATCAAAATCGGCCACGTGCTCGAAGCGCAGAAGTTCCGGTTTATGGAAGAGCCGGTGCCCTTTGATTATTACGACGAAACGAAACAGGTCGCCGAGGGCTTGAAGATTTCGATTGCGCTGGGCGAACAGGAAAGCAGTCTGCGCAGCTTCCGCCGCATCATCGAAAACGGCGTCGCGCGCATCGTGCAGCCGGACTTGCTTTATTTCGGCGGGCTGACGCGCTCGATCAAAGTCGCGCGGATGGCGGCGGCGGCGGGTTTGGAGTGTACGCCGCACATGTCGGGCGGAGGCTTGGGGTATCTCTACATCGCGCACTTTGCCTCGTGCGTGCCCAATTGCGGGCCGCATCAGGAATACAAGGGCGAGGGCGAGACGCTGCCGGTCGAATGCGCGACCTCTTCGTTGAAGAGCGAAAAGGGCGTGATGAAGATTCCGAGCGGGCCGGGGTTGGGTGTGACGATTGATCCTGATTTGCTGAAACGGGCGGTGGTGGTAACAGCATAATCACGTCTCCCACGAAGAGACACGAAGGGGACACGAAGACTGGTTGATTATCTTCGTGTCCCCTTCGTGTGCCTTCGTGGGAGATTGTTGTGGCGGTTGGCAAAGTTGAGCCGCCTTCGGCCATTTGTTAAGCTCCCGGCTCCGCATCTCCCCACTTCAAGCAAGAAATGTATGAGCAAACAAACATTGGTTCTGATTGGTCTGTTCGTGTTCGGCGCAGTGTGCAGCCTGACTACCACGCGCGGCGCGCAATCGGCGGCGCAGCAGGACGCGTTGAACAAACGCGAGGCGCTCTATCGCCGCAACAACCTCGGCGTCGCGTGGCTGGAGCAGTTCAAACACGAAGAAGCCGTCAAAGAGTTTCAACAGGCGCTGGCCGCCGATCCGCAATTCGCTGTTGCACGCATCAATCTGGCGCTGGCGTATACCTTCTTAAACGATTCGCCGAAAGCGCTGGCCGAGGCGAAGAAGGCCGTCGAGGTTGCGCCCAATCATCCATCGGCGCAATACGCGCTGGGCTTGGCCTTGCGCGCCGAAAAGCAATATGACGAAGCGCTGGCGGCGTTTGGCAAAGTGCTGGCGCTTGATCCGCAAGACCCGGCGGCGAACATTCAGACCGGGCAGTTGTTCGCGCAAAAGCAGCAATACGACGCGGCGATCAAGGCTTTCCAGCTTGCCCTGAACAGCGAGCCGTACAACCAGACGGCGGCGTATAACCTGGCCCAGGCGTATCTGCGTTCGGGCAAACAGGCGGACGGGCAAAAGTATCTCGCCGTGTTTCAAAAGCTGCGCGCGTCTGGTTATGCGACTTCGCTGGGCAACGTGTACGGCGAGAAAGGGAAGTATGCCGAGGGCGTCATCACTGCAGGCGCGGAACCGGAATTGGTGAGCAAGGAAAGCGCGGTGAAGTTCGTAGATGCGACGGCGGCGCTGGGCCTGAACGTCAAGACGACCGTCAAACCGCTGAGTGGCGTGCTGGGCCGCAAGCTCAATAAAGCCGAATTCAACGACGCGCTCAAACGCGAATTGGTTGCGCCCTTCAGCGTCAACGTAGACTTGGGCGATTACGACGGCGACCACAAACTCGACGTGCTGGTCGCGGGGCTGGAGGGTGAAAAGCCCTTCATCAAACTGCTGCACAACGAAGGCGGCAAATTCGCCGAGGTGACGGCGGCGGCCAAGCTGACGACAACGAAGCCGGTCAGCGGCGGCGTGTTTGGCGATTTCGACAACGACAACAAAACTGATCTGATCGTCTTCGGCTATCAAACACTGGCGCTCTGGCGCAACAACGGCGACGGCACCTTTGCGGATGTGACGGCGAAAGTGGGCTTGCCTGCGAATTACGCCGACTGGGCGCTGACGGCGGCCTGGGTAGATGCCGATCACGATGGCGACCTGGATTTATTCGTCGGCAACTTTGCCGATCTGAGCGCGTGGCCGAATGCGGCGGACAGCAGTGTCTTTCCGGATGATTTTGCAGGCGCGGAGAACAAATTCTTTCGCAACAACGGCAACGGTACGTTCACCGATGACACCGCGAAGGCCGGCTTGGGCGGCGGCAAGCTGAAGACGACGGCGGTGGTCTGCACTGATTACGATAACCAGCGCGACGTGGATTTTTTTGTGGTGAACTATGACGGGCCGTCGCAGTTGCTGGCGAATCAGCGCGATGGCACATTCAAGTTGGTTTCCTCTGAAGCAGTCATTCCTGACCGCCAGCCAGCTTTAAGTGTAGGGGCAGGCGATCTCAATAAAGATGGCTACACGGATTTTTATTTGCCGGGCCGTGGCGAAGCTCATTGGAAAATCAGCGATGGTCACCGTGCGTTTCGCCAAGCCTCATCTTTTGATGCAGGCACCGCTGGGATTTTGTTTGAGGCTTATGCAGCACGGATAGCGGACTTAGATAACGACGGCATCCTTGATGTAGTTGAGTTAGATAAAGACTGGCTGCGTGTCCGACACTACCGACCCTCCTCCGATGGGCGCTCAGTCTGGGTTGCTGGGGCCAGCGAGCGCGTAGGCAGCGATACACGTGCTTTTGCGCTTGGTGATCTCGCTGGCGATGGAATGCTTGATTTCATCACAGTGAAAAATGATGGGACATTGATCGCTTTCAAAACTGAAGGAGCCAGCAATAACCTTGTGCGCCTGAATCTCACCGGCCGCACCAGCAATCGCAGCGCCATCGGCACGAAAGCCGAACTGCGTAGCGGCAGTTTGCGCCAAAAGCTCGAAGTCTATGCCTCTTCGCCCGCGCCAGCCGCGACTGGGCTGATGTTTGGGTTGGGCTTCCGCACGCAAGTAGACGCGCTGCAATTGATCTGGCCCGCCGGAATCGTGCAATCCGAATTGGCCATCAAACCGGGCGACAATACGTTTGAAGAATTGGATCGCAAGGGTACGTCGTGTCCGTTGCTGTATGCGTGGAATGGCAGCGAATACAGCTTCGTTACCGATTTTCTGGGCGGTTCGGCGCTTGGCTTTTTGGAAGAGCCGGGCGTGTGGAATTACCCCGACACTGATGAATACGTGCGGGTCACGGGCGAACAGTTGCGCGCGCGCGACGGCGTCTATTCGCTGCGAATGAACAACCAGTTGGAAGAGGTGATTTACTTCGACGCGGTCAAGCTGCTGGCGGTGGATCATCCGGCCAACGTAGACGTTTATCCAAACGAACGGCTGATGCCCACGCCGCCTTATCCAACGTTCAAAGTCTATTCAACCCGCAACCCACAACCGCCACTCAGCGCGGTGGATGAGGCGGGTCGCGATGTGCTGCCGCTGTTGACGCAGGTTGACCGGCGCTATCCCGAAGCTTTCGACAAGCTGCCGTTCAAAGGCTACGCGCGCGAACACACGCTGACGCTTGATCTGGGTGCGCGGGCCAAAGACGCTCGGCGCGTGTTGTTGTTGCTGACGGCGTGGATTGATTACGCCGATTCGACTGCGAACCGGGCGGCGGCGCAGGCGGGCGTGAAGCTGATCCCACCGTATCTGCAAGTCAAAAACGCGCGCGGCGAATGGGAGACGGCTATCGCGCAGATGGGTTTCCCAGCGGGCTTGCCCAAAACGATGACGGTCGAATTGCCGAAGGATGCGCTGTGCCATTCAACGCAAGTGCGCATCGTGACCAGCATGCGCATTTACTGGGATCAAATTTTGACGGCTGTTAATAACGAAGTTGTGAGCAACGATCAATCAAACCTGCGCGTGACGACGTTGCAACCGCAACAGGCCGAATTGCGCTGGCGCGGCTTCCCGCGTGAATACACGCCGGATGGGCGTCTGCCGAAGCTGTACGATTATCGTGTGATCGAACCGGTTGCGCCGTGGAAGGCGCATTTGGGCAATTACACGCGGCTCGGCGATGTGCGCCCGTTGGTGTTGGCGGTGGATGATCAATACGTCATCACGCGCAACGGCGATGAGCTACAGGTGGATTTCGACGCGCGCAAACTGCCCGCGCTGCCTGCCGGTTGGAAGCGCGATTTTCTGGTTTATGCTGACGGCTTCGGCAAAGACATGGACATCAATTCGGCGCGGCCCGACACCATCGGCGAATTGCCGTATCACCGGATGAAAGCCTATCCGTATGCACCGGGCGATGCCTATCCGAACGATGCCGCGCATCAGGCTTATTTGCGGCAATACAACACGCGCACGGTGCGCGATCAGCAGGCGGCGCGCTGGCAGGCGGTGCGCTAAACGGATTGCAGATTTGAGATTGGTGATGGGAGATTCGGTTTATGCCACAGAGTCACAGAGGCACAGAGAAAAACCAGCGGTTGATGCTTGTATTTGACTTGCTCTGTGTCTCTGTGACTCTGTGGCAGAGGCTGGTTGTTGAGGTGAGAGCGATGATGCAAGTGAAGAGAACCGCGTTGATGTTGGTTGTGTTGCTTGGTGGTTGGGTTACCTGCGTGGCGCACGCCCAAGCTACGAATCGCCGTTGCGCGCCGCCTGTGCCCGTGGCGCAAGACCGCTGGCGCGGCGAATACTTTGCCAATCGCAATTTGAGCGGCGCGCCGGTGCTGGTGCGCGATGAAGGCGTGGGCGATCTGTTTTTTGATTGGGGGCTGAATGCGCCGGACAGCGAATGCAGCCTGCCGGTGGATGACTTTTCGGCGCGCTGGGCGCGCACGCTGACGTTTTCGCCGGGCACGTACCGCTTCACCGTGACAGCGGATGACGGTGTGCGCGTGCTGATTGACGACCGCGTGGTGATTGACGAATGGCACGAGCAGGCAATGTTGACGCGCGTCGCTGACGTAGACCTGACCGGCGGCGCGCATCGCCTCGTGGTCGAATACTTTGAGCATCTGGGCAGCGCGGCCATCAAATTTAATTGGAGCCGCACGCCCTGTCTCGCCAAGGTCGCCATTGACCATTGGCGCGGCGAATATTTTGCCAACCGCGAACTGAATGGTCAGCCGTTGATGGTGAGTGACGATGGCATGGGCTTTTTAGATTTCCCCTGGGGACTGGCGGGGCCGAGCGCAAGTTGTTTGCGGTTGACCGATAATTTTTCGGCGCGTTGGACACGCACCTTCGCCTTTGCGCCGGGTTACTACCGGTTCAAGGTCAATGCCGATGACGGCGTGCGGCTGTTTATTGATAAGCAGTTGAAGCTCGACCAGTGGATGCCGCAGCGGGGCGAACACGTGGTGGATGTCGAACTCGGCGGCGGCAATCATCAACTGGTGCTCGAATACTTTGAACAATACGGCAGCGCCGAGGTGGGTTTGCGTTGGGAGCGGCATCCTTGTTTGGCGACCGTCGCCGCCGATCATTGGAAGGGCGAATATTTTGCCGCCAGCGATTTAACCGGCCCGCCGTTGCAAATCCGCGATGAAGGCGACGGCCCATTGGAACTGGCTTTTGACAAAGCGGGCGACAAGCAAGGCTGCCTCAAGCGCGAGGAATTTTCGGCGCGTTGGACGCGCAAGGCAACGTTTGCCAACGGCACTTATCGCTTCACCGTTGAGTCTCGCGAAAGGGTGCGCTTTTTGCTGGATGGCGAAACGTTGGTGCATCAGTGGCAGGAACCGAAAGCTTCGCCGACGACAATGGAGGTGGTCGTGCCTGCGGGCAATCACCGGCTGACGCTGGAATACGCCAAAGTGCCAGGCGCGGGCGCGGTGCGGTTGCGTTGGGAAGCGGTGGCGCGGTCGGCTTCGGTAAAACGGTAGCACGCCAAACTCTGGTCAAAACTCATTGGAACAGTGTTTACCACTGCCTCATTCATTCAGCGTGATCAGATAAACATCGTCATCAATCGAATAGGCACAGTAATACAGCCACTTGCTGTCGGCGGAGGCCACGGGGTCGTCGAGGTCTAAATTGGGGAGCGCAAACAGTTCCCGAATGGCCCCGGTTCGACTGTCGGCCAAATAGAGTTTGTGGTTGGCCCCATACACCAAACGACGGCTGTCGTGCAGCCAGTGCGCGACGCTGCCTTCTTGGTTGAGGCGCTGATAACGTTGCGCGGCCAGGTCATACACGACGATGCCGGGGTCTTCGGTTTTGGCAGCGCCGGTGATGCCGGCGAGTTTCTGCTGATCGGCTGACCAATCAAACGGCAGAAACCAATGGTTGGGCGCGGGCGCGGGCAATTTGACCAATTGCTGCGCGTCCCAGGGGCGCGTCAAATCCATCAGATAGCCGCCTGCGCCGCGAATGCTGATGGCCATCTGCTTGCCATCCGGCGCCCAGACCGGCGCGACATAGCCCGGTTGCTGGGGTTGGCTAAAGGTCAATTGCTGTGGTTCGCCGCTCTCCAGGCGAATTGTCCAGGCTTCGTATTTGCCGCTGCGGTCGGTGAAAAAAGCCAGGCGCTTGCCATCCGGCGACCAGCGCGGATAACGGTCTTTGGCGGTGTCATTGGTGATTTGCCGTTGTCCGGTACCATCTTTATTGACGATGAAAAGATCGAATTGCGGATCGCCAAAGGAATAGTAGGCCAACTGCTCGCCATTCGGAGAAACGTCAGGGGTGACGATGTAGCGTTCGCTTTGCGTGACCTGTATTGGTTCGCCATGCACCGTGCCGCTGGCGGCGTCAAAACCGATGCGAAAAATCCGATTGGCTTTGCGGCTGGCGGTGTAAACCATGCGCTGGCCGTTGGCGGCGATGCTGAATTCCAGACTGTTGTCGGCGAAGGTCGGCACCACTTCAGGCTGGCCCTGCGTTTGGCCCGTCGCTTCTTCGATGGGCAGCCGCCAGATACCCCAGCGGCCATTGCGATTGCTGGTGAAATAAAGCCAGCGGCCATCCGGCGACCAGACGGGATTGGCATCATCAAAATCATCGTGCGTTACCGCGACGGGCGTGCCGCCGTTGGCGGGAATCGTCCAGATTTCGCGTTTTGAACCATCGCGTATCCCCCAAAACGCAATGCGCTGATTGTGTGGCGACCAACTCGGTTGCACGGCGTCCGCGCCCGCTTCCAAGCGGCGTTTCTGGCGGCTGGCGAGATTGACGACCCAGAGTTCGCCGCCCAACGAAAAGCGCGACAGCACATTGGCGTAGATAGTGGAATAAACAATCTCCTGTCCGTCGGGCGACCAACTGGGATCGCGTCCGCCATCCACCAGGCGCACCGGATTTTCGCCGGTGGCTCCCATGACATAAATACCGCCGCCATCGCGAGCCGACCAAAACGCGAGCTGTTCACCATTGGGCGAGAAAGTGGGGTCGCCATCATTGGCCGGATGATCGGTCAGATTGCGCGGATTGCTGCCGCCGATGCGCTGCCAGAACAGGTCCCATTGACCATTGAGCAAACGTCCAAAAACGACCACTTGCCCATCCGGCGAAATCGTGGCGTTGCCTTCGCGGCTCGTCATTTCCGTCAGCCGCTGATATTTGGCTTTGCTCCAATCCGTGGCTACCGGCCTTTGCGCCGCCAGGAAAAAGCGCCAGGCCAGCAATGTCATGAGCAGTAAGACCGCCACGCCAGCGGCACTCAACAGTGCGACCTTACGCGCACGTGGTTTGCCCGAGAGCCGCGTTGGAGGAAGCGCCAGTTCAGCGGAGTTGAGATCACGCAACAATAGTTTTAGATCCGCGCGCAAATCCGCCGCCGTCTGGTAGCGCAACTCAGGGTCTTTTTCCAAGGCGCGCTGGACGATGCGTTCAAACTCGGCAGGCGTAGCGCTGACCACTTGGGTAATCGGGAAAGGCGGATGATGCACGATGGCGTCGAGGATCGAAGCTGTCGAATCGCCTTTGAATGGTAAGACCCCGGCGACTAATTCATACAACAGGACGCCAAAGGTAAAGATGTCGCTGCGCTGGTCTACTTCCAAGCCCAACGCCTGTTCGGGCGACATATAACTCACCGTTCCCAGGATGACGCCCGGTTGGGTGCGCCCCAAATTCCCGGTGCCGCCGCGCGTCGTGTAATCCTGTCCGGCCTGTTCCGTCAGTTTGGCCAAACCGAAATCGAGCACCTTGACGTAACCATCGCGGCGCACCATCACGTTTTCGGGTTTGATGTCGCGATGCACGATGCCCGCCGCGTGTGCGGCTGACAGGGCGGCGGCGATCTGAATGGCAATCTCCAACGCCTCTTTGAGCGGCGACTTCACGGCCTTTTGGCCCTGCCGCAATTTCTCGCGCAGCGTTTGCCCGTCCACGTATTCGATGGCCATAAAGTGCTCGCCCGCGCTTTGGCCGATTTCATAAACCGTGATGATGTTCGGATGATTGAGCGCCGAAGCGGCTTTGGCTTCGCGCTCGAACCGTTTGACGCGCGCGGCGTCTTCCGTGAATTGCGGCGGCAGCAATTTGAGCGCGAGCTTGCGATTCAACTGCGGATCGTGCGCCAGATAAACCTCGCCCATGCCGCCGACACCCAGTACCGAGAGCACGTGATATTTGCCCAGGGTTTTGCCGACCAGTATGCGCGCGTTGTCTTGCGCCAGTTTTTTGGCGGCGATTTCGAGGGCCGGCGCTTGCAGGAAATTGGCGTTGGCTTGCTCGTGCGCGACCAACAACGATGCGACTTCGGCGCGTAATTCAGCATCGTTCCCACAGACTTGCGCCAGCCAGGCGGCGCGCTCTGCCGGCGCCCGCGCCAGCGCTTCGTCCAGCAGTTGATCAATTTGTGCCCAGCGTTCGGCGTTCATTGGTTTGGCGGCAGTGGTTACGGGAGAGTCCCGATTGACGCCCGCGAATCTAGCATAGCGGGATTGGAACGGCCAAGAATTGGACGTAAGGCGTGTGCGCGTGTTTTGCGGGAAAGAGTGGCTTGCGCCGGAGTAGCGCAACCTTGCCGAGGCTGCGCGGCTTTCGTCATTGCGCTACTGGCAGCCCCGGTTGGAGTACCCGGAGCCGCGCAACCTCGGCAAGGTTGCGCTACGCGCGCCGTGCCGTCTGGTTTCTTCACGCGCCGCAGCCTCACCCAAAATAACGCGGGGGCCAGGGCTGTTTTTGCGCGAGGCGAATTTGAGCCGCAGCGGCGGTTTCAGCTATGATGCCGCTCCCGAACGAACCAATTCATCAAACGCATCATCACGAGGAGAACACTGTGAGTACATCTGCCGAAGCTCTGGCGCCCGCGCTGACTTTGCCCGAAGACCGTTATCTCGATCCCGATCCACAGCAGAAAAAGATTGCGCTGGATTTGTACCGGCTGGTGGCCGCGCAACCGCTGGTCTGCCCGCACGGCCACGTTGACCCGCGCATGTTCGCCGACCCGGCTTATGAATTCGGCTCGCCCGCCGATCTGTTGCTGATTCCGGATCATTACATCTTTCGGATGCTGTACTCGCAGGGCATTCCGCTGGAGCAACTGGGTGTGCCGCGCGCCCCTGGTGGTGAAGAGGGCGGCGCGGTCGAAAGTGATCACCGCAAAATCTGGCAAATCTTTGCCGACAATTTTTATCTATTTCGCGGCACGCCGACCGGCATGTGGCTGACGGATGAGTTTTACAACGTCTTTGGCGTGCGCGAAAAATTGGGCAGTGCCAATGCCCAGCGCATCTACGATCACATTGCCGAGTGTCTGACCAAGCCGGAGTTCCGCCCCCGCGCGCTGTTCGAGCGTTTCAACATCGCGGTGCTGGCAACGACCGACGCCGCGCACGACAAACTGGAACATCATCAGGCGATCAAGGCGTCGGGCTGGAAGGGCCGCGTGGTGCCGACCTTCCGCCCCGATGGCGTCGTCAATCTTGACCGGCCTGATTGGCGCGACAATCTGAATGCGTTGAGTGAAACCTGCGGCTTTGAAATCGGCAGCTATGCCAAATTGATCGAAGCGCTGGAACAGCGGCGCGCCTTCTTCAAATCAATGGGCGCGACCGCGACCGATCACGCGGCGGAAAGTGCGTTGACCTGTGAACTGTCAGACGCCGATGCCGAGGCGATCTTCCAACGCGCCTTGCAAGGCCGGTTGCAAGCACACGACGACGCGCTTTTCACCGCGCACATGCTGATGCAGATGGCGCGTATGAGTTGCGAAGACGGGCTGGTGATGCAATTCCATCCCGGTTCGCTGCGCAATCACAACGACGCGGTCTTCCGCAAATTCGGTTTTGATAAAGGCTGCGACATTCCGCTGGCGACCGAATACACGCGCGCGTTGCGGCCTCTGCTCAATCGTTATGGCAACGATCCGCGCCTGACGCTTATTCTGTTCACGCTGGACGAAACCACGTTCTCGCGCGAACTGGCCCCGCTGGCCGGGCATTACCCGGCGGTCAAACTCGGCCCGCCCTGGTGGTTCAACGACAGTTTGAATGGCATGCGCCGGTTCCGCGACTTGGCGATGGAAACCGCCGGCCTATACAACACCGTCGGATTCAATGACGATACGCGCGCGTTCCCTTCGATCCCGGCGCGGCACGATCTGGCGCGGCGCGTGGATGCCAACTGGATCGCGGGCCTCGTCGTGCGCGGCATTGTGGATGAACACGATGCCGAAGAGATGATTCATGACGCGGCGTACCGATTGGCGTCGCGGGCCTATAAATTTGCCTGAACTGAAACGCAGCTTTCCTCGTTCGCGAATTATGCTGAAAAACAAACTCCCTCTCTTTGGTTTGGCGTTGCTGCTGAGCGCCGCGCCGAGCAGTTGGCAGCCGGTCTATGGCCGCGCCCGCGCGCTGGCCGCGCCGCGCGTCAACACGCTGGATGGCAAGGCCCGCACGCGCCTGAACGCGGCGTTGCGCGAATTGCGCAAACGCGGCTTGCGGCCCCGCGTCAACAGCACCTTTCGTTCACAGGCGGATCAGCGCGCCATCTATCGTTGCGCGCGCAGCCGCCGTTGCCGTAACCGGCGGGGTATTTATGGCGCGAATCCGCCCGGCTCCTCCCTGCACGAAGCGGGCCTGGCCGTAGACCTGGGCGGAATTGCCGCTGGCCGC encodes:
- a CDS encoding mandelate racemase/muconate lactonizing enzyme family protein, whose product is MTHTRRHFLKTSAALPVFTLAQTKDRTNGLAAKLAAAMDAPVLRAELFKQPVKIAALELLKHGNHFLIRARSTDGAEGSAGAHDAVMETTYPILLKRVAPYFIGKDARQLEELIQGVYLRDSNYKWQGLPFWVCVAGVELAILDLLGKVANKPLGALLGGVVRQEIAVYRASGNRGNTPEAEIEYLQKIQAETGAQAIKYRLGARMRYDDASTKRDLALAPLVRKTFDDKMTIYADANGSYDVPMAIKIGHVLEAQKFRFMEEPVPFDYYDETKQVAEGLKISIALGEQESSLRSFRRIIENGVARIVQPDLLYFGGLTRSIKVARMAAAAGLECTPHMSGGGLGYLYIAHFASCVPNCGPHQEYKGEGETLPVECATSSLKSEKGVMKIPSGPGLGVTIDPDLLKRAVVVTA
- a CDS encoding VCBS repeat-containing protein is translated as MSKQTLVLIGLFVFGAVCSLTTTRGAQSAAQQDALNKREALYRRNNLGVAWLEQFKHEEAVKEFQQALAADPQFAVARINLALAYTFLNDSPKALAEAKKAVEVAPNHPSAQYALGLALRAEKQYDEALAAFGKVLALDPQDPAANIQTGQLFAQKQQYDAAIKAFQLALNSEPYNQTAAYNLAQAYLRSGKQADGQKYLAVFQKLRASGYATSLGNVYGEKGKYAEGVITAGAEPELVSKESAVKFVDATAALGLNVKTTVKPLSGVLGRKLNKAEFNDALKRELVAPFSVNVDLGDYDGDHKLDVLVAGLEGEKPFIKLLHNEGGKFAEVTAAAKLTTTKPVSGGVFGDFDNDNKTDLIVFGYQTLALWRNNGDGTFADVTAKVGLPANYADWALTAAWVDADHDGDLDLFVGNFADLSAWPNAADSSVFPDDFAGAENKFFRNNGNGTFTDDTAKAGLGGGKLKTTAVVCTDYDNQRDVDFFVVNYDGPSQLLANQRDGTFKLVSSEAVIPDRQPALSVGAGDLNKDGYTDFYLPGRGEAHWKISDGHRAFRQASSFDAGTAGILFEAYAARIADLDNDGILDVVELDKDWLRVRHYRPSSDGRSVWVAGASERVGSDTRAFALGDLAGDGMLDFITVKNDGTLIAFKTEGASNNLVRLNLTGRTSNRSAIGTKAELRSGSLRQKLEVYASSPAPAATGLMFGLGFRTQVDALQLIWPAGIVQSELAIKPGDNTFEELDRKGTSCPLLYAWNGSEYSFVTDFLGGSALGFLEEPGVWNYPDTDEYVRVTGEQLRARDGVYSLRMNNQLEEVIYFDAVKLLAVDHPANVDVYPNERLMPTPPYPTFKVYSTRNPQPPLSAVDEAGRDVLPLLTQVDRRYPEAFDKLPFKGYAREHTLTLDLGARAKDARRVLLLLTAWIDYADSTANRAAAQAGVKLIPPYLQVKNARGEWETAIAQMGFPAGLPKTMTVELPKDALCHSTQVRIVTSMRIYWDQILTAVNNEVVSNDQSNLRVTTLQPQQAELRWRGFPREYTPDGRLPKLYDYRVIEPVAPWKAHLGNYTRLGDVRPLVLAVDDQYVITRNGDELQVDFDARKLPALPAGWKRDFLVYADGFGKDMDINSARPDTIGELPYHRMKAYPYAPGDAYPNDAAHQAYLRQYNTRTVRDQQAARWQAVR